From the genome of Lotus japonicus ecotype B-129 chromosome 6, LjGifu_v1.2, one region includes:
- the LOC130722718 gene encoding FACT complex subunit SPT16-like, which translates to MADHRNGSAQAANGKASAAGTAYSIDLNAFQTRMKTFYSHWDEHKTDLWGSCDAIAVACPPPSEDLRYLKSTALNLWLLGFEFPETIMVFTKKQVHILCSQKKASILESVKKPAKEAVGAEIVLHVKPKNDDGTTLMDSIFHAIRTQSKADGGDVPTVGYISREAAEGKLLETWAEKLKSSKFNLTDVANGLSMLFAAKNNEELTSIKRAAYLTTSVMKNFVVSKLENVIDEEKKVSHSTLMEETEKVILEPSKANCKLKAENVDICYPPIFQSGGEFDLRPSAVSNDDLLYYDSASVIICAVGARYKSYCSNIARTFLIDAISLQSKAYEVLLKAHEAVIGSFKPGNKLSSAYQAAVSVVEKEAPDLLPFLTKSAGTGIGIEFRESSLNLNAKNEQIVKEGMVFNVSLGFQNLKSENSKSKNKVFSLLLADTVIINKDKTEVVTSMSSKALKDVAYSFNEDEEEEEKPSAKSDANGAEHLMSKTTLRSDNHEVSKEELRRQHQAELARQKNEETARRLAGGGNGAGDNRSSVKNSSELVAYKNINDLPPPREMMIQIDQKNEAVLLPINGSMVPFHVAFIRTINSQQDTNRKCIIRIIFNVPGTAFNPHDSNSMKFQGSIYLKEASFRSKDPRHSSEVVQSIKTLRRQVVARESERAERATLVTQEKLQLANNKFKPIRLSDLWIRPVFGGRGRKLPGTLEGHANGFRYSTTRQDERVDIMFANIKHAFFQPAENEMITLLHFHLHNHIMVGNKKTKDVQFYVEVMDMVQNIGGGKRSAYDPDELEEEQRERDRKNKINVEFQTFVNRVNDLWGQPQFNGLDLEFDQPLRELGFPGVPHKSSVFIVPTSACLVELIEIPFLVVTLSEIEIVNLERVGLGQKNFDMTIVFKDFKRDVLRIDSIPSTSLDGIKEWLDTTDIKYYESRLNLNWRQILKTITDDPQSFIEGGGWEFLNLEATDSESDNSEESDKGYEPSDVEPESDSEDEDSDSESLVESDDDDEEDEDSEVDSEEEKGKTWEELEREASNADREKGNEYDSDEDRQRRKAKAFGKSRAGASSSMPKRSKLR; encoded by the coding sequence ATGGCAGACCATCGAAATGGAAGTGCCCAAGCTGCCAATGGAAAGGCTAGTGCAGCAGGAACTGCCTATTCTATTGATCTGAATGCATTTCAGACCAGAATGAAGACATTTTATTCACATTGGGATGAACACAAAACTGATCTCTGGGGCTCTTGTGATGCAATTGCTGTGGCATGTCCTCCGCCTTCTGAAGATCTGCGATACCTGAAATCTACTGCTCTGAACTTGTGGCTGCTTGGATTTGAGTTCCCAGAGACGATTATGGTCTTCACAAAGAAACAAGTCCATATATTGTGCAGCCAAAAGAAGGCATCCATTCTTGAATCAGTCAAAAAACCTGCCAAAGAGGCAGTTGGTGCGGAAATTGTTTTGCATGTCAAGCCTAAGAATGATGATGGAACCACTCTTATGGATTCTATATTTCATGCCATTCGAACTCAGTCAAAGGCTGACGGCGGGGATGTTCCCACTGTTGGTTACATATCAAGAGAGGCTGCTGAAGGGAAACTGCttgaaacatgggctgaaaaattaaaaagttctaAATTTAATCTTACTGATGTGGCCAATGGGTTATCTATGTTGTTTGCTGCTAAGAATAATGAGGAGCTTACATCTATTAAAAGAGCAGCATACCTGACAACCAGTGTGATGAAGAACTTTGTGGTTTCGAAGCTTGAGAATGTAATTGATGAAGAGAAGAAAGTTTCTCATTCTACTTTGATGGAGGAGACTGAGAAAGTTATACTTGAACCTTCTAAAGCTAACTGTAAACTGAAGGCTGAGAATGTTGATATTTGTTATCCCCCAATTTTTCAGAGTGGGGGGGAGTTTGATCTGAGGCCTAGTGCTGTCAGCAATGATGATTTACTTTACTATGACTCTGCCAGTGTGATTATATGTGCTGTGGGGGCTCGGTATAAGAGTTACTGCTCAAACATAGCCAGGACTTTCTTGATTGATGCCATTTCTCTTCAAAGTAAGGCTTATGAGGTTCTTCTGAAGGCCCATGAAGCTGTCATTGGTTCTTTTAAGCCTGGAAATAAATTGAGTTCCGCATACCAAGCTGCAGTTTCTGTTGTGGAAAAGGAAGCTCCTGACTTACTTCCCTTCTTGACAAAGTCTGCTGGAACAGGAATCGGTATTGAGTTTCGAGAGTCAAGTCTGAATCTTAATGCAAAAAATGAGCAGATAGTGAAAGAAGGCATGGTCTTCAATGTTTCACTTGGATTTCAGAACTTGAAGAGTGAGAACAGTAAGTCAAAGAACAAGGTCTTCTCTCTCTTGCTTGCTGACACTGTCATCATAAACAAAGACAAGACAGAAGTAGTGACTTCTATGAGCTCAAAAGCTCTTAAAGATGTGGCGTATTCTTTCAAtgaggatgaagaggaagaggaaaagcCTAGTGCAAAATCTGATGCCAATGGTGCAGAGCACTTAATGTCTAAGACAACTCTAAGGTCAGACAATCATGAAGTTTCAAAAGAGGAACTCAGAAGGCAGCATCAGGCAGAACTTGCACGTcagaaaaatgaagaaactgCAAGGCGTCTTGCTGGTGGCGGAAATGGGGCAGGAGATAACCGTTCCTCTGTGAAGAATTCTTCAGAACTGGTGGCCTACAAGAACATAAATGACCTTCCTCCTCCCAGAGAAATGATGATTCAGATTGATCAAAAGAATGAAGCAGTTCTCTTGCCCATAAATGGAAGCATGGTTCCTTTTCATGTGGCTTTCATTCGAACAATTAACAGCCAACAGGACACCAACCGCAAGTGCATTATCAGAATTATTTTTAATGTTCCTGGGACAGCCTTCAATCCTCATGATTCAAATTCAATGAAGTTCCAAGGATCTATATATTTGAAGGAGGCTTCATTCCGCTCTAAGGATCCAAGGCATAGCAGTGAAGTTGTGCAGTCCATTAAAACACTTAGGCGACAAGTTGTAGCCAGGGAATCTGAGAGAGCTGAAAGGGCAACCCTGGTTACCCAGGAGAAACTGCAGCTTGCTAATAACAAATTTAAGCCGATAAGGTTGTCTGACCTCTGGATCCGCCCTGTTTTTGGTGGCCGTGGAAGGAAACTACCGGGTACACTGGAGGGTCATGCGAATGGATTTCGCTACTCTACCACCAGGCAAGATGAGCGTGTGGACATAATGTTTGCCAACATTAAACATGCATTTTTTCAGCCAGCAGAGAATGAAATGATTACACTTCTGCACTTTCATCTGCACAACCACATTATGGTAGGAAATAAAAAGACCAAGGATGTTCAGTTTTATGTTGAGGTAATGGATATGGTACAGAACATTGGAGGTGGGAAAAGATCAGCCTATGACCCTGATGAACTTGAAGaagaacagagagagagagaccgaaagaacaaaatcaatgtAGAATTTCAGACCTTTGTGAATAGAGTGAATGATCTCTGGGGGCAACCACAATTCAATGGACTTGACTTGGAGTTTGATCAACCTCTAAGAGAACTTGGCTTCCCTGGAGTACCTCATAAATCTTCAGTATTTATTGTTCCTACTTCAGCCTGCCTTGTTGAACTGATAGAGATCCCATTCCTTGTTGTTACACTAAGTGAGATTGAGATTGTGAATCTAGAGCGAGTTGGGCTTGGGCAGAAGAACTTTGATATGACAATTGTGTTTAAGGACTTCAAGCGGGATGTGCTTAGGATTGATTCTATCCCTTCTACATCACTGGATGGCATCAAGGAGTGGCTTGACACCACAGACATCAAATATTACGAGAGTAGGCTGAATCTGAACTGGCGTCAGATCCTAAAGACAATCACTGATGACCCTCAAAGCTTTATTGAAGGTGGTGGTTGGGAGTTTCTGAATTTGGAAGCTACTGATTCAGAATCTGATAACTCAGAGGAGTCTGATAAAGGTTACGAACCATCTGATGTGGAGCCGGAGTCTGAttctgaagatgaagattctgaCAGTGAATCACTTGTTgagtctgatgatgatgatgaggaggatGAGGACTCTGAGGTAGATTCAGAGGAAGAGAAGGGAAAGACATGGGAAGAGCTGGAGAGGGAAGCAAGCAATGCAGATAGGGAGAAAGGGAACGAGTATGACAGTGATGAAGATAGGCAGAGAAGGAAGGCGAAAGCCTTTGGTAAGTCACGAGCCGGTGCAAGTAGTAGCATGCCCAAGCGCTCCAAGTTAAGATAG